GCGACGGGCAGGGCCACTACTATCTGCCGACGGTACTGACCGGGGTGCCCGCCTCCGCCCGGATGAACCGGGAGGAAATTTTCGGCCCCGTGGCACCGATCACCACCTTCACCGAGGAGCACGAGGCCACAGCCGCGGCCAACAACACCGAGTTCGGCCTGGTCAGCTACGTCTACACCCGGGATGTGCAACGCGCGCTGCGGATCAGCGAAACTCTGCAGGCCGGGATGGTGGGGCTCAACCAGGGGGTGGTGTCCAACGCGGCCGCCCCCTTCGGAGGGGTCAAGCACTCCGGCATCGGACGGGAAGGCGGCAAGGTCGGCATCGACGAGTACCTGGAGACCAAGTACGTGGCCGTCGGCGGTCTGTGACCGCCCGGGACGCGCCACCGCACCCGGGCCGGTTCGAGCCCACCCGGGTGCGCGGGTGCGGCTACTCCTCCAGCGAGGACGTCAACCGTTCCAAGGCGTCGTTCATGTGCGCTTCCAAACGGCTCAGCACGAGCTGCTCGTCTCCCGCCTCGATCGCGTCCACCAATCCCTTGTGTTCGTCCACCAGTGCCTGCGTGTCAGCCGGATAGGTGTCGACGAGAGCTCCCAGACACATGCGTTTTTCCACCAGCAGCGTCTGGGCCATCCGCTGCAGTCGAGGACTGCGGGAAGCCGCCACCAAGGTCTCGTGGAACTCCTGGTCGGCCTCGGTGAGTCCCGCGCTGTCGTCCTTGGCCACGGCAGCGACCATCTTGGCGTGCGCGGCGGTCAGTTCGGCCACCGCGTCGATCCTGTGGTGTCGCACTATCTGCTCGCAAGCGGTGCGTTCCACCGCCAGCCGCGCCACGTAGACGTCGTGAACGTCCTCGGGTTCCATCGTGGCCACGAACAGACCCCGGTGGGGTTCGCTCTGCAGCAACCCCTCCTGCACGAGCCGTTGCATCGCTTCCCGCAGAGGCCCACGGCTGACACCGAGTTGGGCAGCGAGATCGGCCTCCCCGAGTTGGCTGCCCGGTGCCAGCGATCCGTACATGATCGCCGAACGCAGTTGGTCGGCCACGATCGCCGCCGTGGATTTCCGCTGGACCGGTTCCAACTCCCCGGCCTGGTTCTGTTCGTCGACTCCCAACATCTCGCACCCTCTCGTCAATTCGAGGTCCCCACCCCGGGCCGCGGGGCGGGGCGGATGCGGCGCGACGGCTGTGCGTCCCCGTCTCGTCCGGCCGAGCGAGATGCTTCGTGCACCGATGCCCGCGCCGAGGACAGGTTCCCCACGTCTTCGCGCCGCCTCCGACGTCGCGGCGGCCACGGGTACGGCACCCGGGCATGACGTCCTGCCCGGACAACCGCACGGATCCACGCACCCGAGGTCCCCACGACGAAAAACCACGTCTCATGGGCCAACGACCGCTGCGCGCCACGAAGAGCGAGGTCACGCGTGCCGGAGCTACGACATTCGCACTCACGGTACGCGCCACCGACAACCCCTTTCGTGTAAGTCGACCCGAACGGGCGTGCGCCACAGCCTTTCGACCATCGCCACCGAGACGCCGATTGTTGACAATGCTACCCCTTTCGGGGCCCACATTTAACAATGAAGGAAATTCGTCTCATCGAAGTGCGACGCCACGTGGCCGCATCGGGGGGCGCGCAACAACACATCCGGTGCGCACAGCCGCCGCGCCTCCCCGGGGGCGGTCGCGGTGCGTCCCGTCACAACGAGGCGGACGTGCCGGAAAACTGTCCCGGTCGCGACGACCACTCCCCCAGTCGGCGTCACCCCACCCGCCGTGCCGGCGCCCGGTGTGCGCGCACGAACGCAAGGTACTCATGGCCGAAGTCGCCGACGGCGAGCATCACGGTGCGCCCCGCACGCCTCCAACGCCGAGACCACCGCCACCGGGGGACCTCAACGGGGCGGGCGCTGTGCCGCCGCCTCGAGCGCGGCGACCAGCCGCCGCGCGGTGTCGTCCCCGGCGCCGTGTGCGTCGGCCTCGACGATGTGCAGCTCGGCACGGGGAAGCCTGTTCGCGACGTCGACGGCCGCGCTCAGCGGCGCGGCGATGTCCAACCGGCCACGAAGCAGCGTCGCCGGGATGTCGGCGATGCGGTCGAGCCGTCCGACGATCCCCTGGTCGGGCAAGAAGCCGTGGTTGGCGAAGTAGTGGGTCACCAGCCGGGTGAATCCCAGCCGGAACCGTGGGTCGGCGAAGCGGTCGGCGCGTTCGACCGGGCCGCTGAGCGTATCCAACCGATCTTCCCAGGCGCACCACGCCTCGGCGGCGGGTCCGTGCACATCCGGGTCGGTCGAACGCACGAGCGCGTTGAACGCGGCGGGGATGTTTTCCCCGCGCCACTGTTCGGGAAGTGCGGCGAGCAGTTCCGCGTGCTCGTGGGGGTGAACGTGGCCCATCGTGCGTGTCAGCCACTCGATTTCGTAGGCACGCGTGGTCACCACCGCCCACAGCACGAGTTCACTGACCCGTTCCGGGTGCTGCACGGCATACGCCAACCCCAGGGTGCTTCCCCAGGAGGCGCCGAAAAGCAGCCAACGCTCGATGCCGAGATGCTGCCGCAGCAGCTCCATGTCCGCGATCAGGTGCTGTGTGGTGTTGTGGTCCAACGCGGTGACGTCGTCGCCGGCGTGGGGGGTGCTGCGCCCGCACCCGCGCTGGTCGAACAGCACCACCCGGTACAGCTCGGGGTCGAAGAAGCGGCGCCAGGAGGCCGGTGCTCCCGAACCGGGGCCACCGTGCAGCACGACCGCGGGTTTGCCGTCCGGGTTGCCGCACGTCTCCCAGTAGAGGCGGTGGCCTTGTCCCACCTCGAGCGTGCCGGTTCCGTAAGGCTGTGCGGTCGGATAGATCATCGTCCCAACCTACGATGACCCGCCGTTCCGTGGGAGTCACGTGCCGTGTCACGGTGGGCCGTTCGGACATCGCGCCGGTTTCGCCGAATGCGCCCCGGCGACGATGTGCCGGCCACCGGGGCGCATTCGGCGGTACCGGTGTCATTCGAAGGTGATATCCGAGCTGTCGTAGCGGCAGCTGTCGCTGGGGCCGCTGCCGACCTTCTCGGGTTCCCCGCTGTCCTCGTTGCCCTCGTACCAGCCGCAGATTTCCATCTCGGAGTCGCCGACGACCGTGATGTCGGAGAACTCGGCGGTGTCTCCGTAGTTGGTGTTGATCCCGGCCAGGGAGAGCCCGGGGGCGGTGGCGGTGACGTTTTCGATGACCACGTGGCGGTCGGTCTGGTCACTGCAGTTTCCGCAGGACCGGTACAGCTTGCCGAAGTCCTCGACCCGGAAACCACTGATCGTCATGGTTCCGGCCCCGTTGGCCTGGAAGACCTTGTCCTCGGCGAGCTGGGCTCCGCCTCCTTCCACGGTCATCCTCGCCGAGGCGTTGTCGGCGTCGAACGTCGCGGCGTCCTCGCCGACGTCCTCCCACCACACGTTGCGCAGTGTGCACGAGCCCTCGCAGTGGATGCCGTCGGCGGCAGGCGCGCCGATGATCACGTTCTCCAACGTGGCGCCGTCGGCGAGTTCGAAGATCGGTGGCTGGCCCTCGTCCTGCCCCCCGTTGCCGAGATCGCCCTCCCCGTAGTACCGGGTGAGTTCACCGTCCATCGTGCCTTCGACGGTGATGGTGGACCCGACCGCCTGCTCGCCCTGCGCCTCGGGGACGGGTACCTCGGCGTGGGAGACGGGAGCGATCAGCACCGTGCCGAGCACGGTCAGCGCGCACACCCCCGCCGCGTACAGATGTTTCCGGATGTGTAACGAAACGCGAGATATCAACGTCGGCTCTTTCGTCAGCGAGACAGAAAACGCTTTCCCAGCTGAGACTAGAGTTCCGCACGCGCACTCCCCAGTGGCCGTTCTTCCCCTTCGATTGGGTCGAACGGAGCCGTTCCACCACCTCCACGCGGGGCACTCGCGGCCGCTGCGGCGGGAAAACGGCGTGGCCGTCCTGTCCCCCTGAAGCTGTCCTGAGGGGCTCGGCGGGGCCGGTTGTTCGTCGGTGCGGCGTGGTGGCGAGGGCGTGGGCGCGCTCGGGAGGTCCTCGGGCCTTGGCCGAGGTCCTGGTCCCGTTGCAGGGCGCGGTCAGACCGTGCAGGACCCTACGGAGGTGACGAACGCGGGCGATCCAGGCGCAAGAGTTCGGTGGGCCGGAGGTCCTGAAGCCGGTCGAGCTGGACCCGCCGGAACCGGCGGTCGGGGCAGCGGTGGTCGCTACCTCAGCTACAGCGGCGATCCCGGACCGGAACCCGACGAGGCCCGTCGACGTGGCGTGACCCTGTTCGGCACCGAGGTCGTCCACCTCGGAAGCAGCGGAGCGACTCGCAGGCTCCCCGAACGAGTCCTCGGCGAGGCCACCGCGCTCACGCCGCTCGCCGCAACGGACGGCACGCTGGTCGTTGTAGGAGCCGACGAGTGATCCGGTATCGCCGTCGCGACTATCATGTCGACCGCGTACCGCTCACGCGCTGAAACCGTCTCCGGTGCGGAATCCGCTACTGAGATGTTCGAGGAGTCCCTGGCAGTATGGCGCCGTGATGAACGGCGACTTCGACCGGTTCGTTGTGGTGACCGGCGGTCCGGGATCGGGAAAGACCACGCTGTTGGAGAGGCTCGGCCACCAGGGACTGGCCAGCACCGTCGAAGCGGGTCGCGGTGTGATTCGAGATCAGATGACGATTGGTGGTTCCGCGCTGCCGTGGGCGGACCAGGCTTTGTTCGCTGAGCTGATGCTGTCGTGGGAGATGCGCTCCTATCGGTGGGCGCAGCAGCACACCGAGGTGGTGCTCTTCGACCGGGCCGTGCCCGACGTGGTGGGCTACCTGCGGCTGGCCGGGCTTTCCGTTCCGGCGCACGTATCCGCCGCGGCCGAGTTCTTCCGCTATCACCGGCAGGTGTTCATCGCCCCGCCCTGGCCGGAGATCTTCAGTCAGGACAGCGAACGCCGCCAGGACCTCGCTGAAGCCGAGCGGACCTGTGACGCGATGGTCGAGATCTACACCGAGCTCGGATACGAGGTCGTCAATTTGCCCCGGGCTGAGGTAGCGACCCGAGTCGAGTTCGTGAACGACCGGATCGCTGGTGGCCGAGCTGAAGACACAGCTGCTGCCCGCTAGCCGCCCCCTCAGCGAGACGGACTCGGAGGGTCGCGGCGTGGGGTCATGTCCAGAGCGGGCTCAGCGCCCGGCGTTCGGCAGGGGCGTCGCCGACCTGGCCCGCCCCCCTTGGGCAACCCCATCGGTCCTGCGATCACCGGCGACCCCGCTTCGGTTCGCGACTCGCCCGCCACGATCAGGCCGACGCTGTCCCTGGCGCCACGGTGGTGCTCGCGACCAGCACCGTCTCCCCCAGCGCCAGCAGCGGGGCACGCGGCCCGGCCGCGCACCCCGCGGTCGGACCGCACGCGCGTGGAGCGGGCGCTACAGCGTGATCACGCCGAGCAGCACCGCCGCCAGCAGCATCACCAGACTGAAGGCCCACATCGGCAGGAACGAGTACCGGATGTGCTTGCCCATGTCCACACCGGCCAACCCGATGCCCAGCCACAGCGAAGCGTTGAAGGGGCTGATGTAGGTGCCGATCACGTTGCCGATGAGCACGGTGTAGACCACGGTGATCGAACCGATGCCGAGTTGGGTGGACACGTCGTGCACCAGCGGCAGCAGCGCGAAGTAGTGCGCGTCCGTGCTGAGCACGAGCTCGAACGGCATGCCGAGCACGCCGACGATCAGGTGCAGGTAGGGCACGACCGCATCGGGCAACACCGCGATCATGTCGCCGGCCAGCGACCGCAGCATGCCCGACTCGGTGAGAATGCCCAA
This genomic stretch from Actinopolyspora halophila DSM 43834 harbors:
- a CDS encoding GntR family transcriptional regulator, with protein sequence MLGVDEQNQAGELEPVQRKSTAAIVADQLRSAIMYGSLAPGSQLGEADLAAQLGVSRGPLREAMQRLVQEGLLQSEPHRGLFVATMEPEDVHDVYVARLAVERTACEQIVRHHRIDAVAELTAAHAKMVAAVAKDDSAGLTEADQEFHETLVAASRSPRLQRMAQTLLVEKRMCLGALVDTYPADTQALVDEHKGLVDAIEAGDEQLVLSRLEAHMNDALERLTSSLEE
- the pip gene encoding prolyl aminopeptidase, whose translation is MIYPTAQPYGTGTLEVGQGHRLYWETCGNPDGKPAVVLHGGPGSGAPASWRRFFDPELYRVVLFDQRGCGRSTPHAGDDVTALDHNTTQHLIADMELLRQHLGIERWLLFGASWGSTLGLAYAVQHPERVSELVLWAVVTTRAYEIEWLTRTMGHVHPHEHAELLAALPEQWRGENIPAAFNALVRSTDPDVHGPAAEAWCAWEDRLDTLSGPVERADRFADPRFRLGFTRLVTHYFANHGFLPDQGIVGRLDRIADIPATLLRGRLDIAAPLSAAVDVANRLPRAELHIVEADAHGAGDDTARRLVAALEAAAQRPPR
- a CDS encoding pectate lyase, with the translated sequence MISRVSLHIRKHLYAAGVCALTVLGTVLIAPVSHAEVPVPEAQGEQAVGSTITVEGTMDGELTRYYGEGDLGNGGQDEGQPPIFELADGATLENVIIGAPAADGIHCEGSCTLRNVWWEDVGEDAATFDADNASARMTVEGGGAQLAEDKVFQANGAGTMTISGFRVEDFGKLYRSCGNCSDQTDRHVVIENVTATAPGLSLAGINTNYGDTAEFSDITVVGDSEMEICGWYEGNEDSGEPEKVGSGPSDSCRYDSSDITFE
- a CDS encoding AAA family ATPase, with translation MNGDFDRFVVVTGGPGSGKTTLLERLGHQGLASTVEAGRGVIRDQMTIGGSALPWADQALFAELMLSWEMRSYRWAQQHTEVVLFDRAVPDVVGYLRLAGLSVPAHVSAAAEFFRYHRQVFIAPPWPEIFSQDSERRQDLAEAERTCDAMVEIYTELGYEVVNLPRAEVATRVEFVNDRIAGGRAEDTAAAR